CTCCaatggcttgggtcacttctctagctctgctctttgtagcacacaccttgtcttctaggctccagctgcctgtactccactgctgctgctgttcttggtggtcatcccatggtactggcatctccaaaacatttctgtcttccactgcaactaggcttcactaatatcctctcataggctctctgtatggtgccaagcctcaactcctttgcatgaccccttcagtcctgagccatcaattgcaactgaggctacaccttcatcAATGGCCTTCTGTGGCCTCTCAAAGTGcagagcctcagctgttcttcatgacccttTCACGCCTTCAAATccagtaccacttgggtgactcttacacattaccaagtgcagccagagcacaaggtacaatctcagaaacacagcctctgtgtactcagaaaacacttccagaagatgtcacctcaatgatgctggtctcttcttaatcactgctaatttcttatctccagctaaccagcatcaatagtcccagtaatgcaaagtttttactttagtagttctggtatcttgttaatcacagctgatttttcagccccagctaaccacaaccacagaaccttcacaatcaaaatagccaCAGCCCAGATAAGAGtcttaattttccctctgaaatttcacaagcgaggactccatcttctgcactgttctcaagatcatcttccaagctcctatgcaacatcccacagagctcttaagaccaaatggatcttctagctcagagttccaaagtccttccacactcctccccaaaacatccaggttgtcacaggaataccccgcTATGTTGGtaccaatttgcttcttggtcatgatgtcttgtgcaggaatagaaaccctgactaagacacagactTTATTTAGATTTTGTCTAGGATACCCAAGGCAAGGAAGAGGATGAAAGGAAACACACCTATTCTTTGGGGGCACAGAGGCCCCCTCTCAGCTAGAACTCTGCCATCTCAGGTTCCCTTCCTTATCTTGCACATGCTCTCTGAAGCAAAGGAGTGTTGAAAAGGATGCTGCAGTCATCAGCTGTTGGTCAGAGAAGGCTGGGAATCCTCCAGTCTTCTGAAAGTACACATTTTCATTCTGACTTGTGGGCCATGACAAAGCCGAGAGACCAAGTGTTGGCTGGCACCTAAGTTTCCTCCTTCCTCGCCCACCTCagtccatttttcttcctttctcacttCCTCTGAGCTGAGATTGGGACCAGGGTGTCAAGCATCGTGGCacgtactctaccactgagctatagcctaAGCCTGgatcttatttttttcatttcatttttaaaaagattttaaaaattcttcttttaaaattgtgaCGTACACATCTACATATGTCTCTGTGTGGCTTTGTGCATGTGAGCCTGCAGAAGCTAGAAGATGCTGTTGGATGCCCTatagctggagttgcaggtagttGTGAACTACTTGGTGGGGGAGCTAGGAccagaactctggtcctctgtacgAGCAGCAaacactcctaaccactgagccatctctccagctctcagtaTTCTTATTATTAAGGTTCTGAGAAAGAGCAAAGTAATTCCATCCTAGAGagactcctacacacacacacacacacacacacacacacacacacacactattggcTTAGAGTGAAGGATGCTATAAAGGTTGTAGATGAAGAGATGCATATGGCAAGATGAATGGAAGGTCTGGGAAGCTTCCATATTCTGTCTGCCTGTGCTACTAAGTAACATGTTAGCCACTTTCAGTTGGGACAATTGTGGGGACCAAGCCCACACCCCTTGGATGGCCAGTGAGGATGCTACTACCCAAGCAGCCTGGATTTTCACCTGGTCTGCTGCTCCTCCCAGTATTTGAGGTTTGAGAGGTGCTAGACCCTGGTCCCTGAGTTGCTGCAGACCATCCATCTGCCTCAGCAGGAaagctctgtttcttcttccttccagaaTTCTTCCCTATCTTTTGAGGACCAAATTCAAAAGTCACAATGTAATTATTTACCTAGACACTCCTCCTAATACCTTTTTTCCTCTTAGTAGGACCCTGACAGAAACCTTTGAGTAAACAAAGACTTCGCTTGAACAATCCTAAAAGCTAAATTACACGTTTTTCCTTGCTTCACAGAGTGCTGACGTCAACTGATGTTGAAAGGagcaggtgtttttgttttggggctttcttgttttgttttgttttgcttttgcctaGGATTCTGAGAAATATAAGTTTTTACCAGTAATTGGTGCAGAGAGTGTCTTTATGCCTTTTGAACCTCCGGTGAGCTTCCTACCTCCGAAGATCTAAATATCCTGCAGCTACTGGGAAGACAGTTGGAACAGATGTTCTTGCTTCCTTTAGGACTAAGGCAATGTTAcaatgttacaaattttaatGATGACCAGGACTCTTCTCTGGTAAGTTTAAGGGAAAAGCAGTATCTTTGAACACTTCCTTTTAATCATCAGaatgtcctttccttttctctttctttgtttctttttcatttgcccAGATATAAACTATTTCTTCGGCTATCTTCAGATGTCTCTTGTTTTGATTGAAGTTCCGCACACTGGCATCTTTGGAATACCAAGGGGGCAATGAATGCTCTTTTTATTTGCCATTTTCTCTTAACAGGTTCAACCCTCAGTCTCCTTCTTCGCCCAGGGTGGGAACAGTGAGATAGTTGGAGCCTCTCCTGTTAACTGGAAGGAACTGGGCGTTGCTGAACACAAAGCCAAAAACTTGACCTGGGCTGAGGAATGGGATCCGGGCAGCTGTGCCCCTCAGAGCAAGGCTGGCTGCCAGCTCTCAGGGCATCTGGTGACTGGGGAGGAATTCCTCTGCTTGGACAACAAGCTTTCTATTCTGTTCACTGCCTCCTGCCCTGATTCCTCACCTGCTGTTTCAGAGTGTTCTTCGGTTAACTCCACCTCTCACTGAATTTTGCAATTTGCTGTCAACTTAACCTTTCCCTGGCTCTGTCTGTTTGGAATGGCGTTTCTCTGCAAAGTCGAAAGCCAACCAAGATGAAGTTTTCTTTAACTCGCCCCCCTCCCTACTCCCGGGGTTCCTGGAGCTGACCCTTTTCTGACCTACCTACAGGGAAGGCTACATCTGCCCACCATGTAAGTGCCACTCAGCAACCCAGAATTTTCAGTTTGGGCTGCTCAGAATCACCTAGACTCTAGGTCCTAGAGGCTGGCGAAGGAGCCAGACACTCATTACAGGAGCGCTTTGGTGCCAGCACGCAGCTGACCTCCCTCTGGGGCAGCCCCTGCGCTCCCCAGAGTAATGAGTAGGTTTGGGCGAGTGTCTGCCCGTTTGTTCCATCTCTCCTccacacttttctttttccttcatgtcAGTAATTTACCCCTCTTTGGGtggaatgcttttattttatcgCCTGCTCGATAGGACCCAGGGTCCTGGGTACTCACTTTGTCCTTGAGCTGCTAGACCCCTAGCCTGacgtttctttatttttctacccAGTCTGGCCCTTGCTTCCCTCCTAGCAGCACCCTTTTTACCGGGGTTCAGATAGAAGACTGTGGTACGGATCACGGAATAGTTTCTAGATAGCTAATCCAGGGATAAGGGCGATTCAATTGTATTCAGTGTCCCATCCCCCATCTAGcttacttctttaaaaatttaaattacattttaactagtctttccctccctctcccctcccccaccccgtgtctctgtctctctgttgcatgtgtgcatgtgcaccatagcgcgcgcgcgcgcgtgtgtgtgtatgtgtgtgtgtgtgtgtgtgtgtgtgtgtgtgtgtgtgtgtaggtcaaaaGGCAGTTTTCAGGgtttgattctctccttctaccacgtgggttccTTAGACCGGACTCAGGTGGCCAGGCTCCTTGGCTTGGTGCCAATACTTATGTCGTAGCCTCCACCCACTTTTTAACTGCATTCGGTCTTGGTTGCCTCTGTTTGCCAGCTTGCTGTTGTGCCTCTTACCAGATGAAGCCCTTTATCTCCGCGTTTCAGGCCTCTCAGATAGGTGGCTGTCCTCAAAATGGCAGTTGAAATCTGGGGCACAGgaaaggttttcttttccttgagaGTTCACTGATCACCCCTATCAGGCTTTTGGTTTGTGGGCAGGGAACTCACGCAAGTCAGGAAGCTTCCCATGGGGCTGTGGGTGTAGCTCCGTGCCAGAACACTTGCTTAGTAAGTACAAGGTCATGAGTTTAGTCCTGAGTATTGCCAAAGCTGGGCAGTGACTCCCCAACTTCaaggtccagcctgggctacatggtgagacagtCTCAAACAATAACATAGAACACACAAAGATTATGGGCAATTGCTTCCCTCctgagcgttttttttttttttccttccagtacagggtttctctctgtagccctggctgtcctggaactcactctgtagaccaggctggcctcgaactcagaaagaactcagaaattcgcctgcctctgcttcccaagtgctgggagtaaaggtgtgcgccgccacCGCCAGGCTCTAAGAGGTTACTCTTTACGCTGTTAAAATGGTATTCCTTTCCATAGGATTGTGGAGAGAAAAGGATGCCCAGAAAAGTCCTTTGCAAACTGCCCTAAGCTGGGAGAAAGGAGCAGGGGAGTTGCTCTGAGCTGAGAAAGGAACCAGCATTGAGACTTGGTTTCTTTCTGCTGAGTCTCAGGAGAGCCTGTTCACACCAGAGGGTCTCAAGGAATTCCCAGAACTGATGGGTGCGGTGAGTCAGGCCCTAGGCTGATTCCAAGGACAGGAATCACTGCAAAACTTTCAATGTTCACTTCCTAGGCAAGACTAAAGTCTGTTTTAAAAGGGTGTGTGTGGGCCAAGTTCAGAGCAGTCTGGGACATTTCAAACTGGCACCACCTCCTCTGGCTGCTTGTGAGGCCATCCGGAGGCCAGGGCTCGGTCAGATGAACGGAAAAGTAAAGAGAGGACCGCAGAGTCTGAGACCTTTGCGCAGAGGGCTGGAGTGTGGAGAGGGGCGGGAGGGAGAATCAGGAGGAGGGCGCTGGGTGCGGAGGCCCCACCTTTCATTCCAGAGCTGTACCGGCCGGGGCGGGATGAGTCACGACTGGTTGGCTCCGCTGTGCGCCTTCCCATAGGTGAGGGACTCGGACCTCTCCGTGGGTAAACTGTGCCGCCTGCTCGTCCTAGCCTTGGCCTTGGTTGGGTGCTGGAGTCCTGGGTCTGCCGGGTTTGGCCTCTGGGGCCACGACTGGCTTTCCCTGATGTATGGCAAGAGCCCCGCGCTTGTGCTTCCACTTCTCCTGAGTTTACAGCTCACAGGTAAGAACTGGCGGGCTTCTAGGATTTTCTACCATTGCCGCCCATTCTGTAAAGACAGAGCTCATGGCTTGAAGAAATCTCAAGGGCTCCGTTGGGAGATCGTGCCCCAACTGCAATTCGTTCTAGTCCAGACTTCGCCGAAACTTCAGTTCGGTGGGTTGCTTTGGGGCAGTACTTTGGGCAAACAGGTTTAGGTGTGTTTGGCCGCCCGTGATTGAGGCACACAGAGGGCTTTCTGATCTCAGGTTACACACCATCTTTGTGTGGCTGCTCTCAACCTCGGGCTGCTGGCTAGATTTGGCCCTTGGATTTCCGTGGGAGGATTTTGTCTGCGACTCCCTGCAGCACCAGAGAGCAAACCTGGATTGTCAGAGCGAGAGTCCCGCTGTGGTTTTGAAGCTGTCCCAACCAATGCACGTACCAGACTTGTAAATAAGCCACGTGGTGTAAGGCTTCCAGGGGTGCAGGCAAGCGCAACTGCTGGGGTGGATTGACCTGCAGGCTAGCAGCAGCCCCAAGTCTACATGTAGGAAAACTTCCCTGCTTGGAGACTTCTTttttccacaaaacaaaacaaaacaaaaaaacatactgtGTTGCTTGATCGTAATACGCCACGTCTGACCAACgtttggatttttgtttcttctttccatcTCCTTTGCTGATGTTTGTAGTTTCTGGTTATAGTTCTGAAATTGGTGCGGTAAGGCTGTGAAGAAAGTGAGAACACCAGGTAGTTTTACCTCTAATTGGCCCTCGGGATGGGAGGGTCAAAGCTGTGTGCAGGCAGGAGTATGTAGACTCCTGGTGAAGTGAATTTGAAGGTTGGCTTACTTGGAAAGTGTCAGCGTTTTTTTCTCAATGATACACCACTGTtaacctcttccttccctccattgCAGCCCTTTGTCCTACAGAAGCTGTGGAAATTTACACCTCCGGGGCCCTGGAGGCAGTCAACGGGACAGATGTTCGGTTAAAATGCACTTTCTCCAGCTTTGCCCCTGTGGGAGATGCGCTAACTGTGACGTGGAATTTCCGACCTCGAGATGGGGGTCGTGAGCAGTTTGTAAGTAGATTCTTGTCACCTTCCAGAGGACTCTTGACAAGAATGCATTGTGGCAATccttcccccccgccccccatctttCCCATGTTCGGCGCATGCGTGGGGTTAAGTGGGGACCCAGTTCTTGGGACAGAGAGTAACAGGTCTAAGAAAAGGGAAGCCAGAGAATATTCCAAGGAGCTGGATCATTGGTTAGACCTAATGATGCTTCTCttcccaccccccgcccccatctcGGCCTCCTGCCCGGGATAGAGAAGGAAAGATGATCCGTTCTCCTCTGTAGGTATTCTACTACCACATGGACCCCTTCAGGCCCATGAGCGGACGGTTCAAAGACCGGGTGGTCTGGGACGGAAACCCCGAGCGATATGACGTCTCCATCTTGCTCTGGAAGCTGCAGTTTGACGACAATGGGACATACACCTGCCAGGTGAAGAATCCACCTGATGTTGATGGTCTGGTTGGGACGATCCGGCTCAGCGTTGTGCACACTGGTAGGTTTTGGGAAGTGAAATCTCTCtctcgctctgtctctctctctgtctctctctgtctgtctgtctctctgactgacacacacacacacacacacacacacacacacacacacacgcacgcacgcacgcacgcacgcacacacgcacgcacgcacgcacgccaTCCTTTGTGAAgctggatgggagaggaggaaaggcttTAGGTCTTCAGAGCTGGGAACTTCAGAGACTGAGGAGTCCTGGGGTGAAAAAATAAAGACTTTGTTTGGTTACGGAAAGAgacaaaataatacaaagaaatcTGAGGAATCTGTACAAGAATGGCCTTGAGGTTGTAGAAAGGACAGGAAGTGACTGATAAAGACACTCACAATAGGCCTGTTCATCCTTTCATTTATTCAAGATGCTTATTGGGTACCTGGTGTGCTAGGCACAGCCCAAAGTGCTTGATACTCTAGCTCATTTAATCCTGACACATTCTCCATAATAGTCACCAGTGTTTACTCAGGACTCCCCACTGTCAGGGGCTTTAtgctgtacattttttaaaaaaattctcttaaaaacagttttaagatcgttattttatgtgcatgggtggtttgcttgcatatatgtctgtgtaacaCTGAAGTGCCTGGTGTccttggaaaccagaagagggtgtcagagcccctggaaatggagttacagatggttatgactgaccatgtgaatgctgggaattgacttgaggacctctggaaaagcagccagtgctcttaacggcggagtcatcatctctccagcttcatctTACTTATTCTTTACACATCTTGAGTCTGTTATATATTTAATGTCTCCCATTTTACTaacgaggaaactgaggctcaccaAGTGTAAGTCACCAGTTCTTGTAGTTAGTAAATGAAGTCATGTCAGGTTCACGCCCAACCATCTCAGACTCTCAAACTGTTCTCCAGCTCGTGTAGTGGGTTCCTGTACTATAAAAACAACCTAGGAATGATGCCAGGTGACAAAGAACTTGGACCACAGCACTTCTGAGTCGGAGAACTGCAGTTGCGCCCTGGCTACTTGGGTATCAATTATACACACATTTTGCTTTTGTCATCATCTGTAGGGTGATAATAATATAACAAAGATTTCTGTGAGGACGAATGATGCAATGAACTTGTAAAGTCTTTCAAACTCTGAGTTGTACTGAAAATTATAATAGTAACATAGTAAAATTATAATAGTAACTGGGCAGgcacagttttattttatttttttataagcaCTCAACAAATGGATAgtgtgccgggcatggtggcgcatgcctttaatcccagcactcgggaggcagaggcaggcagatctctgagttcaaggccagcctggtctacaaagtgagttccaggacagccagggctacacagagaaacccagtctcgtaaaaacaaaaacaaaaacaaacaaacaaaagaaatggatATGGTTATGTCTAAACATAGGAAGCTGAGGttccataaacaaataaataaataacccaggTTACACAGACAATAAGACAGAGCTAGCTCTCTCTGGGGTGTGTGTATACCTTGCTATTTGAGAAAAGATCTCtctatgtaatccaggctgaTCTCCAACTTGAGagctttctgcctcagtttcttaagAGTTGAGGTAGTATTTATTCCTCACACACCACAGTGTTCAAAACGTCTTAATCTGTCACATGGTGTGATTGTCTCCTATTACTCCTTCCCAGTTTAGTTTAAAACTACTGTTTTAGGCTTTCCTCCCAAGAAAGAGCCATGTTGTCTACATCAGTCCTCTGAGTACTGAAAAAAGTAATGTAATATTTTCAGAagtcagggtttttgtttttttgtttttttgtttttctaatatctaggccaaaaaaaaaaaaatcaaaaccccaaaacaaaaacaacaagcaaacagcagcagcaacaacaacaatagtacaccccgccccccccccccccccacacacacacatacaatctagTAATCTTTTAGCATATAATGTTTTGAGAGCCTACAGGAAACTGTGGCCctgtttctgtattttaaaaaatggaggtaCTCCCAAAGAGACTGCCCATTCTCCATGCTGtattttggtgttttgcctgcatgtgtatctgtgtgcctggtgcctgcggaggccagaagaaggcactagATTCTGGGAGCTTCATCCTTTTTGATAGATTCCAGGCTGGAAAGTCCTGGGATAAATATTCTCTTGATGTTCCATCTGGACGTTGGGGCTTATGGCTTTATTTCCTGTCTTCCCTTTCATTTCCATTATAATGACAGGAGCACAGTAAATGCTTTAAAGCCTGGGCGAATGGATGACTGAATGAGGGGTGAGTAGGGTTGTCCAGGACTGAGTGGTGCATAGGTCTGACAAGATTAGCAAAAACTTGAATTACTGGACAGTTCAAGTGACTCAAGGGTTCTCAGTACTTGGGTGTCGTCATCATCACCTGGAAAACATGTCCAAACATGGATTGCTGGATTTACCCCCAGTGCTTCTGGTCCAGCTCGTTTGGGGTGGGGCCTGAGAAGTTCACTTCAAAGCTCCCCAGCGGAGCTGTCATGGCTTCTGGAGTCACACTAGAGAAGCCCTGATGGAGTCTGTGTGGGTTTCCCACTGCTGCCAAAGGTCACGTGGTCTTCATAAAAGCAGGAGAAAGGACGAGTCTGGTCAATGATGCGATGCATTGCCACTGTGTTTAGATCTCACCTAATTAGCTGACACCTTGTCCTTCTCTCCTCACAGTGCCCTTCTCTGAGATCTACTTCCTGGCCGTGGCCATTGGCTCTGCGTGCGCACTGATGATCATCGTAGTGATCGTGGTAGTCCTCTTCCAGCACTTCCGGAAAAAGCGATGGGCGGACAGTGCTGATAAAGCCGAGGGGACAAAATCGTAAGGCTGAGCAAACGCTGGCGGGAACCCCTGCTCACACTTTCAGGGTGGGCGGTGCTTGGGATCTTTCAGTGGGGCCAAACAACTGTTGAgcagttgattttctttttgacCAAATGTATGAGAGGTTTCCCGTTCATAGGACAGGTAAGTTAGCGCATGGGTAGTGACTTTACAAAAGGCTtcttaaaggggctggagaggcggctcagtggttaagagcacagaatgttTTTGTAGATGATCTGGGTtctgttgccagcacccacatctggtggctcacaacagcctgtgattccagctccaggaggatGGAAcccctctggcctccaggtggATGGTCACCATCTGTGACCTTATGTGCACACATTTGCattcagacagatacacacacatgcttaaaaACAAGTTAACAACAGCAATGGAATTCAAAAGGTTTCTTAATTTTACAAAAGATCTCACCACAGAATTTCATTATTTTGTGGGACTTGGGAGCTCTAAAAATATGCACATGCGAAGCTTTAAAAATATCCTCTGTAAAGTGAAACGCACGTATAAGGGGATATAGGGTGAGGCGCTCAGCTGTCCCTGAGACTCAGAGACGGGAAAGTTTGCTCTGCGGACAGTAAGTGCTcagcaaacatttttaaattaagataaaatttaTAAGCTACAAAATGCACCCATTTGGGccaaagagatggcttagcagttaagaacactggtctCTGGTAGAGgccttgggtttggttcccagcatccatatttACTCTCTACCTAATTTAAGATGTGACTCTCTCAGTGACCCTGctgctcactgattggctagactggcgGCTGTCTAGCAAGCCTCCTCGCCTCCCATTCCTGGGACTAAAGGGGCTGACTACTCCAACAAGAGTCTCACAGCGAGCAGTTTACACACTGAACTCCATCACTGGCTTTCATGTCTGTATGATATCCCAGGATTACGGACATACTACATATTGTTTGTATGTTCAGATGATGGAGACAgtctgtccccccccccttttggttATTATACCGAATATCAATCACTACAAACATATTCTACACACATTTTTACATACACATACTTTCAACTCTcccaaaaatgaaagaagaaatattgTCAAGTCATTGATAACTATTGAATTTTTTGGAGGAATTGACAAAGTGTTTTGTATGGGCACTAGAATTTCTACACTTAGCTGGTGTGCTGGTAcacccacacctttaattctagcacttgggaggcagaggcatgtggatctctgtgagtttgaggcagtcctgttctacaaaatgagtccaggacagccaggttatacagagaaagcctgtctcaaaaacaaaacaaaacatcgcCTAAACCCATAAAGTTCTACATTCTCACTTTTGACTATGCCCTCTAGTGGACATGAGGTGGTATGTCAGTGAGAGTTTTGGTTTGCATCCCTGTGATATCTAGTGGTGCTCGTCCTATCTCAGGTGCTTAGCGCTGTTTATAGATTGTCTCTGGAGATGTATTTGTTCAGATAGTCCGCCCACCCTTAAACTGAGGTGGATGTCTCCTTCTTGTTAAGCTGTAACAGTTAGATGTCCGGCCCCTTTCAGCTACTTTACCTGCAATTGCTCCCCCTCTCTGGGTTCTCTTTGCTCCTTCTTGAACACTATCCATTAAGACACAAGAGTTTTCTTTTTGGATGAAGTCCAGCTCTTCAAAATGTTTCATAGTCTTAGATACATTCTTACAGTTATGTCTTTGGTGTACTTCCGGATAGATTTTTGTGTATAATTAAGAATCTCAATTTGTTCTTTTGCATGTGGATTTATAAGAATCCCCTAGAactgttcatttattttaattagtaaaTAGTTACTGAAATAAATGTAATTGATTGTGAAGCATCTAAGGGACCCATTGACAGCATTCTGATTTGAAGAGAATATAATTGATAAAGAGGATTTCTAGGTCAACCAAAAaaatcttttttcccttttttttttttttggcagagggGTAGCCATTAGAAGTCAGACACCATGGTAGAGCATAGATAGGTGTGCACTTTAAATGCCCATGGTACTGTATTAAATCCCAGGGGAGTTATCTTGCATTCTGAAAAGTGAGTTTGAACTTGTAGGTCACCTGGGGGCATCGGCATTATCATTGACATGGCCCTGGCAATTTAGTTCTCTGCAACTTGAATGGCTCTCCAGGCATATGTAATTCTTCCCAAAGCATGGGCCAGGGTACCTTACCTGGCGCTGCTATGGGACCTGccatcttcccttcctccctgatCACCTGACATGACTTCTGCTCCTTGGTtacagaaaagaagaggaaaaactcAACCAAGGAAACAAGGTCTCTGTTTTTGTGGAAGATACAGACTAACACTTCGAGGTAAGGGTCATATTTAGGTGCCTTCTTTCTTCAGTTTGCATAGCTGTTAGCCCATCTCCAACAGAGATCTCTCCGTCACTGCACAATGGCTGAGGAGACTTCCTACTCAGGACAGAGACTCTTGGCCAGTCAGATTAGTCTCCTATTAGCTGCAGAGTTAACTTCTCCTTTCAGAGTACTTTTGTATATGATTAAGGAACCAGGCTACTTCCTTTAATGCTGAGAGGATCAGATGATAACCTTCCCTACCATCTATCTTGttttaactttgtgtgtgtgtgtgtgctgtgtgtgtgtgctgtgtgtgtatgtgtgtgtgtgtatgtgtgtatgtatgtgtgtgtgtgtctgtatgtgtatgtgtgtgtgtgtgtatgtgtgtgtatgtatgtgtgtgtatgtgtatatgtgtgtgtatatgtgtgtatgtgtgtgtgtgtgtgtgtgtgtgtgtgtgtgtgtgtgtgtgtatgatgggacagagctcctcctcctttctgcctccccagcgcCTGGATTCTAAGCATGCGTCTCCATATCCACTGTTTTCATGGCTCTGATGACTGAACTCAGACCTTTATTTTAACATGAcaacactttaccagctgagctatcttaTCTGTCCAGCTCAATAAATCATTTTAGATGAAAAGATTAATCTctgatggtttgttttttttttaaatttttttttatgagtcATTTATGTCATGATGGTAAGTGATCCAAGGATCAGAGACATGGCTC
This portion of the Mus musculus strain C57BL/6J chromosome 9, GRCm38.p6 C57BL/6J genome encodes:
- the Mpzl2 gene encoding myelin protein zero-like protein 2 precursor; protein product: MYGKSPALVLPLLLSLQLTALCPTEAVEIYTSGALEAVNGTDVRLKCTFSSFAPVGDALTVTWNFRPRDGGREQFVFYYHMDPFRPMSGRFKDRVVWDGNPERYDVSILLWKLQFDDNGTYTCQVKNPPDVDGLVGTIRLSVVHTVPFSEIYFLAVAIGSACALMIIVVIVVVLFQHFRKKRWADSADKAEGTKSKEEEKLNQGNKVSVFVEDTD